Proteins encoded in a region of the Lepeophtheirus salmonis chromosome 6, UVic_Lsal_1.4, whole genome shotgun sequence genome:
- the LOC121121092 gene encoding uncharacterized protein, with the protein MELSFVAVYLYIFILSLEFSVLQVSSTYHLPTPPSSFSIDTALRSLSKAVFTHAILPNDSQIEEELRESSVQDTSECIKKLICIIHSIPSPERTWDERIIAEAISPKLVFKSQHIQLQLAARLGYAQPSQCYDVYSRCPFEKHQLMTLIRQRGMSLNIPTSPDYDCTVIFLWKRKESKITFPSNDIDK; encoded by the exons ATGGAGTTAAGTTTCGTGGCTGTGTACTTGTACATTTTCATACTAAGTCTGGAGTTCTCCGTACTTCAGGTATCCTCCACCTATCACCTACCAACTCCTCCCTCATCCTTCTCAATAGATACTGCCCTCAGAAGTTTATCTAAAGCTGTTTTTACCCACGCTATACTTCCaa ATGATAGTCAAATTGAGGAGGAGTTGAGAGAATCAAGCGTACAGGATACGagtgaatgtataaaaaaacttatttgtattATCCACAGTATCCCTTCTCCGGAGAGAACTTGGGATGAACGTATAATCGCAGAAGCAATCTCTCCCAAACTTGTATTTAAATCTCAACACATTCAGCTACAACTTGCCGCTAGGCTTGGATATGCACAACCTAGTCAATGCTACGACGTTTATAGTCGATGCCCCTTCGAGAAACATCAGCTTATGACCCTTATACGACAGAGAGGAATGAGTCTCAACATCCCCACCTCTCCAGACTATGATTGTACAGTCATATTCTTATGGAAGAGAAAGGAATCCAAGA